From Daucus carota subsp. sativus chromosome 6, DH1 v3.0, whole genome shotgun sequence, the proteins below share one genomic window:
- the LOC108227783 gene encoding glucan endo-1,3-beta-glucosidase 8 — MGLLFFMILVCFVGVEGLGVNWGTMATHKLKPEDVVQMLKDNGIQKVKLFDAEQSTMSALAGSGIEVMIAIPNDQLESMNSYKRAEKWVQHNVTRYNFKGGVNIKYVAVGNEPFLKAYNNSFLNTTFPALQNIQNAINEAGYGDTIKATVPLNADVYGSPEDNAVPSAGRFRQDILDQMTQIVQFLDKNKAPFTVNIYPFLSLYGNDNFPIDYAFFDGVTLPIHDGGIDYQNVFDANFDTLVSSLKAAGYGDMPIVVGEVGWPTDGDKNANLGYAQRFYNGLLPRLAANKGTPLRPGFIEVYLFGLIDEDAKSIAPGNFERHWGIFRYDGQPKFEMDLSGQGQNKYLVPAQNVKYLPQKWCAFNPDAKDLSKLAENVNYACTFADCTALEYGSSCNGLDANGNVSYAFNAYFQVQNQGDLSCNFQGLASVTTQNISQGQCNFTIQILPSSRSSVTNPSLVAVVFLAFLIFMVA, encoded by the exons ATGGGtttgttattttttatgattCTTGTGTGTTTTGTTGGAGTTGAAGGGCTGGGAGTGAACTGGGGAACAATGGCTACTCACAAATTGAAGCCAGAAGATGTGGTTCAGATGTTGAAGGACAATGGGATTCAAAAGGTGAAATTGTTTGATGCAGAACAGAGCACAATGAGTGCACTTGCTGGCTCTGGGATTGAAGTCATGATTGCCATTCCTAACGATCAGCTTGAGTCTATGAATAGTTATAAAAGAGCTGAGAAATGGGTTCAGCATAATGTTACTCGCTATAATTTCAAAGGAGGTGTTAACATCAA ATATGTGGCAGTTGGTAATGAGCCTTTCCTGAAGGCATATAACAATTCTTTTCTGAATACTACCTTCCCAGCACTTCAGAACATCCAGAATGCCATAAATGAAGCTGGTTATGGGGACACCATTAAAGCAACTGTTCCTTTAAATGCTGATGTCTATGGTTCACCAGAGGATAATGCTGTCCCTTCTGCTGGTAGGTTTAGGCAAGATATTCTTGATCAAATGACCCAGATTGTGCAATTTCTAGACAAGAACAAAGCGCCATTCACTGTGAATATATATCCTTTTCTAAGTCTCTATGGTAATGACAACTTCCCCATTGACTATGCCTTCTTTGATGGAGTAACTCTTCCCATTCACGACGGCGGGATTGACTATCAAAATGTTTTTGATGCCAACTTTGATACACTGGTTTCGTCACTGAAAGCTGCAGGTTATGGGGACATGCCGATTGTGGTAGGGGAAGTTGGATGGCCAACAGACGGAGATAAAAATGCTAATCTGGGATATGCTCAAAGGTTCTACAACGGGCTTTTACCAAGACTTGCAGCCAATAAAGGCACACCACTGCGGCCTGGATTTATTGAGGTTTATTTGTTTGGACTTATCGATGAGGATGCTAAGAGCATAGCTCCTGGCAATTTTGAGCGACACTGGGGTATCTTTAGATACGACGGACAACCCAAGTTTGAAATGGATCTTTCAGGTCAAGGGCAGAACAAATATCTTGTACCTGCACAGAACGTAAAGTATCTACCTCAGAAGTGGTGCGCATTCAATCCAGACGCCAAGGATCTTAGCAAACTTGCTGAGAATGTCAATTATGCTTGTACTTTTGCAGATTGCACGGCACTTGAGTATGGATCGTCTTGTAATGGCTTGGATGCTAATGGAAATGTATCCTATGCTTTTAACGCATACTTCCAGGTTCAAAATCAGGGGGACTTGAGCTGTAATTTTCAAGGGCTCGCCTCAGTGACAACGCAGAATATATCACAAGGGCAATGCAATTTCACCATTCAGATCTTACCATCCTCCCGATCTTCTGTCACCAATCCATCACTGGTAGCTGTAGTATTCTTAGCCTTTCTCATATTTATGGTGGCTTAA
- the LOC108227842 gene encoding GATA transcription factor 2 has product MDFCRNIPVSGEQEQLFPSSCSKLGSLDDMFSCNSMEEDMNLEWLSIYVEDCFSSSGNCLPHAAMVPQIVEKTSSSNGSTITNIPKAAAPPAVTEANLKPLQVVSPEKHSKSSMLHRFVIPGKARSKRSRGPMGNKSRRITSQFTSWSHHPYMTSSDPPLLQQAYWLADSELILPKKEEHNVETNPNKDYEHDDISGSLEGNNQNQNQQQQPRRCTHCLSQRTPQWRTGPLGPKTLCNACGVRFKSGRLLPEYRPAKSPTFVSYKHSNSHKKVLEMRTMSHLSSNSSSY; this is encoded by the exons ATGGACTTTTGCCGGAATATTCCTGTTTCCGGTGAGCAGGAGCAGCTGTTTCCTTCTTCTTGCTCCAAACTTGGAAGCCTGGATGACATGTTTTCATGCAACAGCATG GAAGAGGACATGAACTTGGAGTGGCTGTCAATTTATGTTGAAGATTGTTTCTCCAGCTCTGGAAATTGCTTGCCACATGCTGCAATGGTACCGCAAATTGTCGAAAAAACTAGCAGCAGCAATGGCAGCACAATTACAAACATCCCTAAAGCAGCAGCACCACCAGCAGTCACAGAAGCAAACTTAAAGCCCTTGCAAGTGGTGAGCCCTGAGAAGCACTCCAAATCATCTATGCTGCACAGGTTTGTGATTCCAGGCAAGGCCAGAAGCAAAAGAAGCCGAGGCCCAATGGGCAACAAATCACGGAGAATCACTAGCCAATTCACCAGCTGGTCTCACCATCCTTATATGACAAGCTCAGATCCCCCTCTGCTTCAACAGGCTTACTGGTTAGCTGACAGTGAGCTGATTCTGCCCAAAAAGGAGGAACACAATGTGGAAACCAACCCGAACAAGGATTATGAGCACGACGACATCTCGGGGAGCTTAGAAGGCAACAATCAGAATCAGAATCAGCAGCAGCAGCCAAGGAGATGCACACACTGCTTATCACAGAGGACACCACAATGGAGGACAGGGCCTTTAGGCCCAAAGACCCTCTGTAATGCCTGTGGAGTGAGGTTCAAATCAGGCAGGCTGCTGCCTGAATACAGGCCTGCTAAAAGCCCAACTTTTGTGAGCTACAAGCACTCCAATTCCCACAAGAAAGTCCTGGAGATGAGAACCATGTCTCATCTTTCCTCCAACTCTTCCTCCTATTAG
- the LOC108225178 gene encoding myb-related protein 2 isoform X1 has translation MYHHRQQQHQTNNLQPCSRMFMAPERRLFLQGGNVTRDSGLVLSTDAKPRLKWTPDLHERFIEAVNQLGGADKATPKSVLKLMGIQGLTLYHLKSHLQKYRLSKNIHGQANTGSSKVAEDLTPEANESHMLNSSIGTHNKNPHISEAIQMQIEVQRQLHEQLEVQRHLQLRIEAQGKYLQAVLEKAQDTITKQNLGELGHEATKARLSEPVSTAYNRCLNSTNHVQSSCEQQKQSNLEGSLDSCITSSGGSLRNQDLNSNVMHSTNLVFAPMKSSKIDNDPRNQAFDAELQAIELSMNIQRGKWYDDKSYNHEGLKETNDGIGYTGKITKRTDSGKPENDDTMQESQLACFMPKLDLNIHDENDATLRCKQFDLNSFNW, from the exons ATGTATCATCATCGACAACAGCAGCATCAGACGAATAATCTGCAGCCTTGCTCAAGAATGTTCATGGCTCCAGAAAGACGTTTGTTCCTGCAAGGTGGGAATGTAACAAGAGACTCGGGGCTCGTCCTTTCAACTGATGCAAAACCTCGATTGAAATGGACCCCAGATCTTCACGAACGCTTCATAGAGGCAGTTAATCAGCTCGGAGGAGCAGACA AGGCTACTCCAAAATCGGTTTTAAAATTAATGGGAATTCAAGGACTTACTTTGTACCACTTGAAGAGCCATCTTCAG AAGTATAGGCTAAGCAAGAACATACATGGGCAAGCAAATACTGGATCCAGCAAAGTTG CAGAAGACCTAACGCCAGAGGCAAACGAAAGCCACATGTTAAATTCAAGCATCGGAACTCATAACAAAAA TCCGCATATAAGTGAAGCAATACAAATGCAAATTGAAGTGCAGAGGCAGCTACATGAGCAGCTTGAG GTACAACGACACCTGCAACTCCGAATAGAAGCTCAAGGGAAATACCTGCAAGCAGTGTTGGAGAAAGCTCAAGATACAATTACAAAGCAGAATTTAGGCGAATTAGGACACGAGGCTACAAAGGCCCGACTATCAGAACCCGTCTCTACAGCATACAACAGATGCTTAAATTCGACGAATCATGTTCAAAGCTCCTGTGAGCAGCAAAAGCAATCAAACCTAGAGGGCTCACTCGATAGCTGCATAACATCTTCTGGAGGCTCACTACGAAACCAAGATTTAAACAGCAATGTTATGCACTCGACAAATTTGGTCTTTGCACCAATGAAAAGCAGTAAAATTGATAATGATCCGAGAAATCAAGCATTTGATGCTGAGCTACAGGCTATTGAGTTGTCCATGAATATTCAAAGAGGAAAATGGTACGACGACAAGAGTTATAATCACGAAGGTCTCAAAGAAACGAacgatggtattggctatactgGTAAAATTACGAAGAGAACAGATTCAGGTAAACCAGAAAATGATGACACAATGCAAGAGTCGCAGCTTGCCTGCTTCATGCCAAAGTTGGACCTAAATATACATGATGAGAATGATGCTACTTTGAGATGTAAGCAATTTGACCTAAATAGTTTTAACTGGTGA
- the LOC108227784 gene encoding uncharacterized protein LOC108227784, protein MGSNGKRVEGSGDLILLRGRSREERLKNFIDSFTEEEKAEWDTDDEEDENGRHSMSFEEYVSHRLDMMESDGFDIQDYSKVADPGVLHQFYYPPEKPTDEECVQELKDCSYQAIAKFNSENSTRYGNVLLVKANTQVLCPYRYFITFKATNETNNQQETFQAKVNVCFPNLDKVVELVRIKTAPNPVYIARRR, encoded by the exons ATGGGTTCAAACGGCAAAAGGGTGGAAGGGTCAGGTGATTTAATACTTTTGCGGGGCCGCTCAAGAGAAGAACGATTGAAAAATTTTATAGACAGCTTTACAGAGGAGGAGAAGGCTGAATGGGACACCGACGACGAGGAGGATGAGAATGGTCGCCATTCAATGTCTTTCGAGGAATATGTCAGTCACAGACTTGACATGATGGAGAGTGAT GGTTTTGATATTCAAGACTATTCTAAGGTAGCCGATCCTGGTGTGCTTCATCAGTTCTACTACCCACCAGAAAAACCAACCGACGAAGAATGTGTTCAAGAACTCAAAGATTGCTCCTATCAGGCAATTGCCAAATTTAACAGTGAAAAT AGCACACGGTATGGCAATGTGCTTCTGGTGAAGGCGAACACGCAGGTTCTTTGTCCATATAGGTATTTCATCACTTTCAAAGctacaaatgaaacaaataatCAACAGGAGACCTTTCAAGCGAAAGTAAATGTCTGTTTCCCTAACCTCGATAAAGTGGTTGAGTTGGTTAGGATCAAGACCGCCCCCAACCCAGTTTACATCGCTAGACGAAG GTAA
- the LOC108225178 gene encoding myb-related protein 2 isoform X2, whose amino-acid sequence MYHHRQQQHQTNNLQPCSRMFMAPERRLFLQGGNVTRDSGLVLSTDAKPRLKWTPDLHERFIEAVNQLGGADKATPKSVLKLMGIQGLTLYHLKSHLQKYRLSKNIHGQANTGSSKVGLVAAEDLTPEANESHMLNSSIGTHNKNPHISEAIQMQIEVQRQLHEQLEVQRHLQLRIEAQGKYLQAVLEKAQDTITKQNLGELGHEATKARLSEPVSTAYNRCLNSTNHVQSSCEQQKQSNLEGSLDSCITSSGGSLRNQDLNSNVMHSTNLVFAPMKSSKIDNDPRNQAFDAELQAIELSMNIQRGKWYDDKSYNHEGLKETNDGIGYTGKITKRTDSGKPENDDTMQESQLACFMPKLDLNIHDENDATLRCKQFDLNSFNW is encoded by the exons ATGTATCATCATCGACAACAGCAGCATCAGACGAATAATCTGCAGCCTTGCTCAAGAATGTTCATGGCTCCAGAAAGACGTTTGTTCCTGCAAGGTGGGAATGTAACAAGAGACTCGGGGCTCGTCCTTTCAACTGATGCAAAACCTCGATTGAAATGGACCCCAGATCTTCACGAACGCTTCATAGAGGCAGTTAATCAGCTCGGAGGAGCAGACA AGGCTACTCCAAAATCGGTTTTAAAATTAATGGGAATTCAAGGACTTACTTTGTACCACTTGAAGAGCCATCTTCAG AAGTATAGGCTAAGCAAGAACATACATGGGCAAGCAAATACTGGATCCAGCAAAGTTG GATTGGTCGCAGCAGAAGACCTAACGCCAGAGGCAAACGAAAGCCACATGTTAAATTCAAGCATCGGAACTCATAACAAAAA TCCGCATATAAGTGAAGCAATACAAATGCAAATTGAAGTGCAGAGGCAGCTACATGAGCAGCTTGAG GTACAACGACACCTGCAACTCCGAATAGAAGCTCAAGGGAAATACCTGCAAGCAGTGTTGGAGAAAGCTCAAGATACAATTACAAAGCAGAATTTAGGCGAATTAGGACACGAGGCTACAAAGGCCCGACTATCAGAACCCGTCTCTACAGCATACAACAGATGCTTAAATTCGACGAATCATGTTCAAAGCTCCTGTGAGCAGCAAAAGCAATCAAACCTAGAGGGCTCACTCGATAGCTGCATAACATCTTCTGGAGGCTCACTACGAAACCAAGATTTAAACAGCAATGTTATGCACTCGACAAATTTGGTCTTTGCACCAATGAAAAGCAGTAAAATTGATAATGATCCGAGAAATCAAGCATTTGATGCTGAGCTACAGGCTATTGAGTTGTCCATGAATATTCAAAGAGGAAAATGGTACGACGACAAGAGTTATAATCACGAAGGTCTCAAAGAAACGAacgatggtattggctatactgGTAAAATTACGAAGAGAACAGATTCAGGTAAACCAGAAAATGATGACACAATGCAAGAGTCGCAGCTTGCCTGCTTCATGCCAAAGTTGGACCTAAATATACATGATGAGAATGATGCTACTTTGAGATGTAAGCAATTTGACCTAAATAGTTTTAACTGGTGA